From a region of the Sinorhizobium sp. B11 genome:
- a CDS encoding FAD-dependent monooxygenase codes for MPVEHAAIIGAGIAGLTAALALARRGISSDIFEQATQLAEVGAGLQISPNASRVLAELGVLDELTGVWLEPQSIRLISGSSLRELAAVPAGSFARNRWGAPYGVLHRKTLQKALLGAVGINPLCTLHLGIRFESDLPQGQRPADVVIGADGVWSRLRQAIPGAPAPRFSGNVAFRFTIAKGEAPGFLDPASVSALLGSSAHMVCYPLKETGGFNMVAITAGNILPQVWQGEPKPAQMELLRSRFRRWHPSVTGLLGRHSDITFWPLFEVTPGKWQDGNKTVLIGDAAHAMMPFAAQGAAMAIEDAFELAAFLATRPASEAIPLYERHRAPRIAKLRQRGAFNRFAYHASGPIRIGRDIVLSLKPPQSLAADLDWIYGYRPVG; via the coding sequence ATGCCGGTCGAACATGCCGCCATCATCGGCGCCGGAATTGCCGGGCTAACAGCCGCTCTGGCGCTTGCGCGACGGGGCATCAGCTCGGATATTTTCGAACAGGCAACCCAACTTGCAGAGGTGGGTGCCGGCCTGCAAATCTCTCCCAATGCATCGCGCGTGCTTGCCGAGCTCGGTGTTCTCGACGAGCTGACCGGCGTCTGGCTCGAGCCGCAATCCATCCGGTTGATTTCGGGTAGTTCGCTGCGCGAACTCGCTGCGGTTCCTGCCGGGAGCTTCGCCAGGAATCGCTGGGGAGCACCATACGGCGTCCTGCACCGCAAGACGCTTCAGAAGGCGCTTCTGGGTGCTGTTGGCATCAATCCGCTCTGCACGCTCCATTTGGGAATACGCTTCGAGTCGGATCTGCCGCAGGGCCAGCGTCCGGCCGATGTCGTCATCGGCGCTGATGGGGTCTGGTCGCGGTTGAGGCAGGCAATACCAGGCGCCCCTGCCCCGCGATTCTCAGGAAATGTCGCCTTCCGCTTTACCATCGCAAAAGGAGAGGCACCGGGGTTTCTCGATCCTGCCAGTGTCTCGGCCCTGCTCGGCTCGTCGGCGCATATGGTGTGCTATCCGCTGAAGGAAACCGGCGGCTTCAACATGGTGGCGATCACCGCCGGCAACATTTTACCGCAGGTCTGGCAAGGCGAACCGAAACCGGCTCAAATGGAGCTTCTCCGGTCACGCTTCCGCCGCTGGCATCCGTCTGTCACCGGCTTGCTCGGACGGCACAGCGACATCACTTTCTGGCCACTGTTCGAAGTAACGCCGGGCAAATGGCAGGATGGGAACAAGACCGTGCTGATCGGCGATGCCGCACATGCCATGATGCCCTTTGCGGCCCAGGGCGCGGCAATGGCGATCGAGGATGCATTCGAGCTCGCAGCCTTCCTCGCCACCCGCCCGGCTTCCGAAGCCATCCCGCTCTACGAACGGCACCGCGCGCCCCGCATCGCCAAGCTGCGTCAGCGCGGCGCCTTCAACCGTTTTGCCTATCATGCAAGCGGACCGATCCGGATCGGCCGGGATATTGTCCTGTCGCTGAAACCGCCGCAAAGCCTCGCGGC